A region from the Polyangiaceae bacterium genome encodes:
- the eno gene encoding phosphopyruvate hydratase: MPEILHVSAREILDSRGNPTVEAEVHTESGFGRAAVPSGASTGEHEALELRDGDKKRYLGKGVRTAVDNVNDKLGPAIVGMSALDQVGVDGQLLSLDGTKKKEKLGANAILAVSMAVARAGADTLGVPLWRYLGGIQARVLPTPMMNILNGGTHADNGLEAQEFMIVPLGLPTFAEALRCGAEVFHALKANLKKDGLTVAVGDEGGFAPRLGSNEEAIQRIMTAIEAAGYAPGKDVSLAMDPAASEFFADGKYTFDKKPHTPAEMVDVYAALCDKYPIVSIEDGLAEDDWDGWALMTQKLGDKIQLVGDDLFVTNPERLKMGIDKGIANSILIKLNQIGTLTETLETIRMAGRAGYTSVISHRSGETEDAFIADLAVGTNAGQIKTGSLSRSDRIAKYNQLLRIADELDDTQIYAGRGAFNQA; encoded by the coding sequence ATGCCGGAGATCCTGCACGTCAGCGCTCGCGAGATCCTCGATTCTCGCGGCAACCCCACCGTAGAAGCAGAAGTCCACACCGAGAGCGGCTTCGGTCGCGCCGCGGTGCCCAGTGGCGCGTCCACGGGAGAGCACGAGGCCCTCGAGCTTCGCGACGGAGACAAGAAACGTTACCTCGGCAAGGGCGTGCGCACCGCCGTGGACAACGTGAACGACAAGCTCGGCCCTGCCATCGTGGGCATGAGCGCCCTCGACCAGGTGGGCGTCGACGGCCAGCTCCTCTCCTTGGACGGCACCAAGAAGAAGGAGAAGCTCGGCGCCAACGCGATCCTCGCGGTGAGCATGGCCGTGGCCCGCGCCGGTGCGGACACGCTGGGCGTTCCCCTGTGGCGCTATCTGGGTGGCATTCAGGCGCGAGTCCTGCCCACGCCGATGATGAACATCCTGAACGGCGGCACCCACGCGGACAACGGCCTGGAGGCGCAGGAGTTCATGATCGTGCCGCTCGGACTGCCGACCTTCGCGGAAGCGCTGCGCTGCGGCGCCGAGGTGTTCCACGCCCTCAAGGCCAACTTGAAGAAAGACGGCCTCACCGTGGCGGTGGGCGACGAGGGCGGCTTCGCGCCGCGCCTGGGCTCCAACGAGGAAGCCATTCAGCGCATCATGACGGCCATCGAAGCGGCAGGGTACGCGCCGGGCAAGGACGTGAGCCTGGCCATGGATCCCGCCGCCAGCGAGTTCTTTGCCGACGGCAAATACACCTTCGACAAGAAGCCGCACACGCCAGCGGAGATGGTCGACGTGTACGCAGCCCTGTGTGACAAGTACCCGATCGTCAGCATCGAGGACGGCCTGGCAGAAGACGACTGGGACGGCTGGGCGCTGATGACCCAGAAGCTGGGCGACAAGATCCAGCTCGTGGGCGACGACCTGTTCGTCACCAATCCGGAGCGTCTGAAGATGGGCATCGACAAGGGCATCGCCAACTCGATCCTCATCAAGCTCAATCAGATCGGCACCCTGACGGAAACCCTGGAAACGATCCGCATGGCGGGTCGCGCCGGCTACACGTCGGTGATCTCGCACCGCTCCGGCGAGACGGAAGACGCGTTCATCGCGGATCTGGCGGTGGGCACCAACGCCGGACAGATCAAGACCGGCAGCTTGTCGCGCAGTGATCGCATTGCGAAGTACAACCAGCTGCTCCGCATCGCGGACGAGCTGGACGACACGCAGATTTACGCTGGCCGCGGCGCGTTCAACCAGGCGTAG
- a CDS encoding pentapeptide repeat-containing protein produces the protein MGHKISSRTVLLGSLLGTLTLALPALAGGNYVGQSFLGQNLVGRSFQGANVTRANFNSANAKQVSFYGANVRSASFVKTNCAGCSFYGATGDRATRFDSAILGNSDFTGARMRGARFLGAGLEGAKLTGADVSHAFFRDARLEHAKLVGADARVTKFERADLRMANLSNARFSGANLSGADLRGAGLVGTDLRDADLCNVKYDKYTNVNGADVRRAKCGKEFIQKVRQAQAK, from the coding sequence ATGGGGCACAAGATTTCTTCTCGGACGGTCCTGCTCGGGAGCTTGCTCGGCACGTTGACCCTCGCACTTCCCGCGCTGGCGGGCGGCAACTACGTGGGACAGAGCTTCTTGGGTCAGAACTTGGTCGGGCGCTCGTTCCAGGGGGCGAACGTCACCCGCGCGAACTTCAACAGCGCCAACGCCAAGCAGGTGAGCTTCTACGGAGCGAATGTGCGCTCCGCCAGCTTCGTGAAGACGAACTGCGCCGGGTGCAGCTTCTACGGAGCCACGGGGGATCGGGCGACTCGCTTCGACAGCGCCATCCTCGGAAACTCGGACTTCACTGGGGCGCGGATGCGGGGCGCGCGGTTCTTGGGTGCGGGCCTCGAAGGGGCCAAGCTGACGGGGGCGGACGTGAGCCACGCCTTCTTCCGTGACGCGCGGCTCGAGCACGCGAAGCTCGTGGGCGCGGACGCCCGGGTGACCAAGTTCGAGCGGGCCGATCTGCGCATGGCGAATCTGTCCAACGCTCGCTTCTCTGGCGCGAACCTGTCCGGGGCGGACTTGCGGGGAGCCGGCTTGGTGGGCACGGATCTTCGAGACGCCGATCTGTGCAACGTGAAGTACGACAAGTACACCAACGTCAACGGCGCCGACGTCCGTCGCGCGAAGTGCGGCAAGGAATTCATCCAGAAGGTCCGCCAAGCACAAGCGAAGTAG
- a CDS encoding NAD(+)/NADH kinase has product MKLPRVIVVVKRSAYKRFVEDEGDPRARQLLRRKDPTVAHWVEAHEEHLRTAEAVELALEKLGVRALVLRGSHAAFDTNGAALVVAVGGDGTLLAASHNVGATPILGVNSAPRFSVGFFCAARRSNARRMLAEALDGTASKVKLARMAVSLNGRVRSRRVLNEALYCHASPAATSRYILSYRRLREEQKSSGFWVGPAAGSTGAVRSAGGRVLALGSRKLQLAVREPYTSFGRRYRLLRFTIDPGDRVVAQSMMTDASMFLDGPYRRIALGLGDVASFTLSDEPLTVLGLSQRRNDGSRRA; this is encoded by the coding sequence ATGAAGCTGCCGCGCGTGATCGTCGTGGTGAAGCGATCGGCCTACAAACGCTTCGTGGAGGACGAGGGCGATCCGCGCGCCCGGCAGCTGCTCCGCCGCAAGGATCCGACGGTGGCGCACTGGGTGGAGGCGCATGAAGAGCACCTGCGCACCGCCGAGGCCGTGGAGCTCGCGCTCGAGAAGCTCGGCGTGCGCGCGTTGGTGCTGCGTGGATCTCACGCCGCCTTCGACACCAACGGCGCGGCGCTGGTGGTTGCAGTGGGTGGCGACGGAACCTTGCTCGCAGCGTCACACAATGTGGGTGCCACTCCCATCTTGGGCGTGAACAGCGCACCTCGCTTCAGCGTTGGCTTCTTCTGTGCTGCTCGTCGCAGCAACGCGCGCCGGATGCTCGCGGAAGCGCTCGACGGAACCGCTTCCAAGGTGAAGCTCGCGCGCATGGCGGTGAGCCTGAATGGACGTGTGCGATCACGCCGCGTGTTGAACGAGGCCCTCTATTGCCACGCCTCCCCGGCGGCCACCTCGCGCTACATCTTGAGCTACCGCCGATTGCGAGAAGAGCAGAAATCCAGCGGTTTTTGGGTCGGTCCCGCTGCCGGCTCCACGGGCGCCGTGCGCAGCGCGGGGGGTCGCGTGCTGGCTCTCGGCTCGCGCAAGCTGCAGCTCGCTGTGCGCGAGCCGTACACTTCTTTCGGTCGTCGCTACCGTTTGCTGCGCTTCACCATAGATCCTGGTGATCGCGTCGTGGCGCAGAGCATGATGACGGACGCGAGCATGTTCCTCGACGGCCCCTACCGACGCATCGCGTTGGGTTTGGGAGACGTCGCGAGCTTCACGCTGTCCGACGAACCGCTCACGGTGCTCGGTCTCAGCCAGCGACGAAACGACGGGTCCCGACGCGCTTGA
- a CDS encoding PQQ-binding-like beta-propeller repeat protein has product MRRALAFALLAAGCSGGAAAGGRVFAPEWQNDAGKSIQAVYARVHTAPIAAGPGVAVGVTQQGLSGIGLDGSGKWTFAGEVDAAPALSGDVVVATTKGNVVALSAKTGKQLWRVSSEGKSLRGAGDDGKVTVVSLGEPGGGGSLLLAVSRSGSVLQKLAPEPEIGSPAVEGNVAFVPWGSQYVSAIDLDSGKEIGRLLLREQVSHAVNIDGQLYFGELSLVRFDDKIGNAAQNGATSISLPARELPGKPAWFDDGATVEPAAATARERIRLYATPGEGGISGDVFAATYFKVAMGLGAKDAKLHWVKTTGKDVVGGAAMRGGFALCTESGKVLLVGDNGGDAGSVDLGGPLLGCVVRGGAFAVSGAKDPPPLADQIAQAVELPEAQMVVAQRFLLRELGAMEDPKVTKVLIDLAENARTPPMLLEDARKLLASRRNGADYMIAALAKHYDFLSDVLRPPPVGPMADALAAMDDKRAAPLLARHLNDPANTPDDIQRAARALEKLATPAQVEDLKTFFALYRATADRPELVSAVLSVARALMRVGGEEAKSMVARAASDPLTHPDIKAGLAALVPAQKPAAKPG; this is encoded by the coding sequence ATGCGCCGCGCTCTCGCTTTCGCGCTCTTGGCCGCGGGCTGCTCCGGCGGCGCCGCTGCCGGCGGTCGCGTGTTCGCCCCGGAATGGCAGAACGACGCGGGCAAGTCGATTCAAGCCGTCTACGCCCGCGTGCACACGGCTCCCATCGCCGCCGGGCCTGGCGTGGCCGTGGGCGTCACGCAGCAAGGTCTTTCGGGCATTGGCCTCGACGGCAGCGGCAAGTGGACCTTCGCCGGCGAGGTGGACGCCGCCCCGGCCCTCAGCGGAGACGTCGTCGTGGCCACCACCAAGGGCAACGTGGTCGCGCTCAGCGCCAAGACCGGCAAACAGCTCTGGCGCGTGTCGAGCGAAGGCAAGAGCCTGCGCGGCGCCGGAGACGACGGCAAGGTCACCGTGGTGAGCTTGGGGGAGCCCGGTGGCGGCGGCAGCCTGCTGCTCGCGGTCTCCCGCAGCGGCTCCGTTCTGCAGAAGCTCGCTCCCGAGCCGGAGATCGGAAGTCCCGCAGTGGAAGGCAACGTCGCCTTCGTTCCCTGGGGCAGTCAGTACGTGTCCGCCATCGATCTGGACAGCGGCAAAGAGATCGGCCGCCTGCTCTTGCGCGAGCAGGTGAGCCACGCGGTCAACATCGACGGCCAGCTGTACTTCGGCGAGCTCAGCTTGGTGCGCTTCGACGACAAGATCGGCAACGCCGCCCAGAACGGCGCCACCAGCATCTCCCTGCCGGCGCGCGAGCTGCCGGGCAAGCCCGCGTGGTTCGACGACGGCGCCACGGTGGAGCCCGCGGCGGCCACCGCGCGGGAGCGCATTCGCCTGTACGCCACCCCCGGCGAGGGCGGCATCTCCGGAGACGTGTTCGCGGCCACCTACTTCAAGGTGGCGATGGGCCTCGGCGCCAAGGACGCGAAGCTCCACTGGGTGAAGACCACCGGCAAGGACGTGGTGGGAGGCGCCGCCATGCGCGGTGGCTTCGCGCTGTGCACCGAGAGCGGCAAGGTGCTCTTGGTGGGCGACAACGGGGGAGACGCGGGCAGCGTGGATCTCGGCGGGCCGCTCTTGGGCTGCGTCGTCCGCGGCGGCGCCTTCGCCGTGTCCGGTGCCAAGGATCCGCCGCCCCTGGCGGATCAGATCGCCCAGGCGGTGGAGCTGCCGGAGGCGCAGATGGTGGTCGCCCAACGCTTTTTGCTGCGCGAGCTCGGCGCCATGGAAGATCCCAAGGTCACCAAGGTGCTCATCGACCTGGCCGAGAACGCACGCACTCCGCCCATGCTCTTGGAAGACGCGCGCAAGCTCCTCGCGTCCCGCCGCAACGGCGCGGACTACATGATCGCAGCGCTGGCCAAGCACTACGATTTCTTGTCGGACGTGCTGCGCCCTCCACCGGTGGGCCCCATGGCGGACGCCCTCGCCGCCATGGACGACAAGCGTGCGGCGCCGCTCTTGGCGCGCCACCTGAACGATCCCGCGAATACTCCGGACGACATCCAGCGCGCCGCGCGCGCCCTGGAGAAGCTGGCCACGCCGGCTCAGGTGGAGGACTTGAAGACGTTCTTCGCGCTGTACCGCGCCACCGCGGATCGCCCGGAGCTGGTCAGCGCGGTGTTGTCCGTCGCGCGCGCTCTGATGCGAGTAGGCGGAGAAGAAGCCAAATCGATGGTGGCGCGGGCCGCGTCGGATCCCCTCACCCACCCGGACATCAAGGCCGGCCTCGCGGCGCTGGTGCCGGCACAGAAGCCGGCGGCCAAACCGGGCTGA
- a CDS encoding DUF4276 family protein, whose protein sequence is MIVHALVEGPSEKVFLESWAPRFLKGHQLKAYPHQGKGTLSGDPRRRGLLDQLEAKLTAFGQSLDSERERVLVLVDADDDNIDELKAQLDEVKSRLDPAPVVLFRLAVEELEAFYLADLRAMKLAFPGFDRQRAQAYVPDSICGTWELFGAIVYDGGGNKVSWAQELGPRVTVRPEESRSPSFKALCSGLKELVVRTQRSKTRRKKPRRAKRAVQRDKTGKRQW, encoded by the coding sequence ATGATTGTCCATGCGTTGGTGGAAGGCCCGTCCGAGAAGGTCTTCCTCGAGTCATGGGCTCCCCGATTCCTAAAGGGCCACCAGCTCAAGGCTTACCCGCACCAAGGAAAGGGCACTCTATCGGGAGATCCCCGACGTCGTGGGCTCTTGGACCAGCTCGAAGCGAAGCTGACGGCATTCGGTCAGTCGCTCGATTCGGAGCGAGAGCGCGTACTGGTTCTGGTCGATGCTGATGACGACAACATCGATGAGCTCAAAGCGCAACTGGATGAAGTGAAGTCTCGCTTGGACCCGGCTCCCGTCGTCCTGTTCCGACTTGCCGTGGAAGAGCTCGAGGCATTCTACCTTGCGGATCTCCGCGCGATGAAGCTGGCGTTTCCGGGCTTTGATCGACAGCGTGCTCAGGCGTACGTGCCGGACAGCATTTGTGGAACATGGGAGCTGTTCGGCGCGATCGTTTACGACGGCGGGGGAAACAAGGTGTCATGGGCGCAAGAGCTTGGTCCGCGCGTTACCGTGCGGCCCGAAGAGAGTCGCTCACCTTCGTTCAAAGCATTGTGCTCCGGATTGAAGGAGCTCGTTGTGCGCACCCAGAGAAGCAAGACGCGCCGCAAGAAGCCCAGGCGCGCCAAGCGAGCGGTGCAACGCGACAAGACCGGCAAGCGTCAGTGGTGA
- a CDS encoding serine acetyltransferase, with protein MGFYATRSLNRSNLRHSISEHLYPAYEILVEQIARAVTYEERIGRLQVHRPEGWNEEAVLGLFGELPKLRHMLNTDVLAAFDGDPAAKSIEEVVFSYPVIEAITAHRVAHVLYRERVPMIPRIISEYAHSRTGIDIHAGARIGERFFVDHGTGVVIGETSVIGNNVKIYQGVTLGALSTKRSERRELANGNQRHPTLEDDVTIYSGATILGGDTVIGKGSVIGGNQWITSSVPPGSKIFGRSKA; from the coding sequence ATGGGCTTCTACGCGACGCGCTCCCTGAACCGCTCCAATCTGCGCCACTCCATCAGCGAGCACCTGTACCCCGCGTACGAAATCCTGGTGGAGCAGATCGCCCGCGCCGTCACCTACGAAGAGCGCATCGGTCGCTTGCAGGTGCACCGCCCGGAGGGCTGGAACGAGGAAGCCGTGCTCGGTCTCTTCGGGGAGCTACCCAAGCTCCGGCACATGCTCAACACCGACGTGCTGGCGGCCTTCGACGGGGACCCGGCGGCCAAGAGCATCGAAGAGGTCGTGTTCAGCTATCCGGTGATTGAGGCCATCACCGCGCACCGCGTGGCCCACGTGCTGTACCGCGAGCGTGTGCCGATGATCCCACGCATCATCAGCGAGTACGCCCACAGCCGCACCGGCATCGACATCCACGCAGGCGCCCGCATCGGCGAGCGCTTCTTCGTCGATCACGGCACCGGCGTGGTCATCGGCGAGACCAGCGTGATCGGCAACAACGTCAAGATCTACCAGGGCGTGACCCTGGGCGCCCTCAGCACCAAGCGTAGCGAGCGGCGCGAGCTCGCCAACGGCAACCAGCGTCATCCGACCTTGGAAGACGACGTCACGATCTACTCCGGCGCCACCATCTTGGGCGGCGACACGGTGATCGGCAAAGGCTCGGTCATCGGCGGCAATCAGTGGATCACGTCGAGCGTCCCGCCCGGCTCCAAGATCTTCGGCCGCAGCAAGGCCTGA
- a CDS encoding AAA family ATPase, whose amino-acid sequence MARLQGIRIQNFRALQDVGLGQVKYASGEPLPGLACFIGPNGSGKSTLLDVFAFIAQCLADGVEAACDHPTRGGFERLRTQGKKGPITFELFFDGGDPNRPIVYELGIDERGGVPLVVKESLRQRRKGETRGKPYYFLKLANGKGKAWAGKYSVSDDSKDSETIKLTDTTQLGIATLGNLAKHPRIVQVREYIEQWYLSYFVPDAARRLQAAGAQRWLDRTGSNVGNVLQYFKRKHPREFGAILKAVAAAIPGIKKLDAIISTDKRLLIRFDERGYQDPFYQQSMSDGTLKMLAYAVLLADPEPRPFMGIEEPENGLYVQLIEDLSRRLVQYARTPRDRTQLLVTTHSPYFVDALSPDQVWLIEKGRDGFSTVKRTSELPTIREMVDQGVPLGSLWYSQHLGALPRP is encoded by the coding sequence ATGGCCAGGCTTCAGGGGATCAGAATCCAGAACTTCCGCGCGCTGCAGGACGTTGGACTAGGACAGGTGAAGTACGCAAGTGGCGAGCCTCTTCCCGGCCTGGCGTGCTTCATTGGCCCTAATGGATCCGGAAAGTCCACGCTGCTAGATGTATTCGCGTTCATCGCACAATGCCTGGCCGACGGTGTGGAGGCTGCATGCGATCACCCGACTCGGGGAGGGTTTGAACGGCTCCGCACTCAGGGAAAGAAGGGCCCGATCACATTCGAGCTCTTCTTCGATGGCGGGGATCCCAACCGCCCCATCGTGTATGAGCTCGGCATCGATGAACGGGGCGGAGTTCCTCTGGTCGTCAAGGAGTCGCTCCGGCAGCGTCGCAAGGGGGAGACGCGAGGCAAGCCCTACTACTTCTTGAAACTCGCCAACGGGAAGGGCAAAGCGTGGGCGGGAAAGTACAGCGTTTCCGACGACAGCAAGGACTCGGAGACGATCAAGCTCACGGACACGACTCAGCTCGGGATCGCTACTCTTGGAAACCTCGCCAAACACCCTCGCATCGTGCAGGTAAGGGAGTACATCGAGCAGTGGTACTTGTCGTATTTCGTGCCAGATGCCGCCCGCAGGTTACAAGCCGCGGGCGCTCAGCGTTGGCTCGACCGGACCGGTTCAAACGTGGGCAACGTGTTGCAGTACTTCAAGCGCAAGCATCCACGGGAGTTCGGAGCCATTCTCAAGGCTGTTGCGGCGGCGATCCCAGGAATCAAGAAGCTGGACGCGATCATTAGCACCGACAAGCGTCTACTGATTCGCTTCGACGAACGGGGTTATCAAGACCCGTTCTACCAGCAGAGCATGTCAGACGGGACATTGAAGATGCTCGCTTACGCGGTCTTGCTGGCCGATCCCGAGCCCAGGCCTTTCATGGGTATCGAGGAACCCGAGAACGGTCTGTACGTCCAACTCATTGAAGATCTGAGCCGACGGTTGGTGCAATATGCTCGTACCCCCAGAGATCGAACTCAGCTTCTGGTCACAACGCACTCGCCGTACTTCGTCGATGCCCTGTCGCCCGATCAGGTCTGGTTGATCGAGAAGGGACGCGATGGCTTCTCCACGGTGAAGCGAACGTCGGAACTCCCCACCATTCGCGAGATGGTAGACCAAGGAGTTCCGCTTGGGTCTCTCTGGTACAGCCAGCACCTTGGAGCGCTGCCCCGGCCATGA
- a CDS encoding GNAT family N-acetyltransferase: MLGFRRVRFRGRGPLRLFVNALFVAEGHRGQGVGSALLAEAVRRATSELFVYTDLRGWYEARGFAFVERDAESGSVLLRCAPS, translated from the coding sequence GTGCTCGGGTTCCGCCGAGTGAGGTTTCGCGGCCGCGGTCCACTGCGCCTGTTCGTCAATGCGCTCTTCGTGGCGGAAGGCCATCGGGGTCAGGGGGTCGGCAGCGCGCTGCTGGCGGAGGCCGTGCGCCGCGCGACCTCCGAGCTGTTCGTCTACACCGACCTCCGCGGTTGGTACGAAGCCCGTGGGTTCGCCTTCGTGGAACGAGACGCAGAGAGCGGCAGCGTGCTGCTCCGCTGCGCGCCGAGCTGA
- a CDS encoding leucine-rich repeat domain-containing protein, whose translation MKRAIATLAVLALISGCDDPPAQKAAPSATATAAAVTPSAAPVASAAPPKQKKKKKTAADCGDGPVVKFDDEQLEAAVRLKLQKPEGDVTRAELGKLTSLNLSQVESDQIDPCVVPYAKNLKELFLGPGGIDDLSPIAELTKLETLRASISKVSDLKPLENLVKLDRLDLGRTQVRDLKPLENLVNLTELALDDTPVSDISPLSKMTKLERLSLQRTRVSDLSPLKDMKNLKFLYVQDSPASDHTAVLAPLRKNGLKIFEI comes from the coding sequence ATGAAGAGAGCGATAGCGACCCTCGCCGTGCTGGCGCTTATTTCTGGCTGTGACGATCCCCCGGCGCAGAAGGCCGCCCCGAGCGCGACGGCGACCGCCGCCGCGGTGACGCCCAGTGCGGCGCCCGTGGCGTCTGCCGCGCCGCCCAAACAAAAAAAGAAAAAGAAGACCGCGGCGGATTGTGGCGACGGCCCGGTGGTGAAGTTCGATGACGAACAGCTGGAGGCCGCGGTGCGGCTCAAGCTGCAAAAGCCCGAGGGCGACGTGACGCGGGCGGAGCTCGGCAAGCTCACCAGCTTGAACCTCTCTCAGGTGGAGTCGGATCAGATCGACCCCTGTGTGGTGCCCTACGCCAAGAACCTGAAGGAGCTGTTCCTCGGGCCCGGCGGCATCGACGACCTGTCGCCCATCGCGGAGCTGACCAAGCTGGAGACGTTGCGCGCGTCCATCAGCAAGGTCAGCGACCTGAAGCCGCTCGAGAACTTGGTCAAGCTGGACCGGCTGGACTTGGGACGCACGCAGGTGCGGGATCTGAAGCCACTCGAGAACCTGGTGAACCTCACGGAGCTGGCGCTGGACGACACGCCGGTGTCGGACATTTCGCCGCTTTCCAAGATGACGAAGCTCGAGCGGCTGAGCCTGCAGCGCACCCGGGTGAGCGATCTTTCGCCCCTCAAGGACATGAAGAACCTGAAGTTCCTCTACGTGCAGGACTCCCCCGCCTCGGATCACACGGCGGTGCTGGCGCCGCTGCGCAAGAACGGTCTCAAGATCTTCGAGATCTAG
- a CDS encoding NUDIX domain-containing protein, with product MVLPAPPIIRLELLEDRSPPDPGGFLRLIRRRYRAHYPDGSVSAPFDYDEVDRPAIDAVVIAAHYSEAGEPHVYLRSVVRPPIVMRDRGRSPLLEAEHLGNMWELPAGLVELSEQTLDGVRQCAARELGEELGFDLSDALLRPLGPSTFPAPGVVAERHFYFEVEVDPKTRREPHNDGSALEHFGAVTAVKLEDALSWCASGQIEDAKTELALRRLRELLA from the coding sequence ATGGTCCTGCCCGCCCCGCCCATCATCCGCCTCGAGCTTCTGGAAGACCGATCACCCCCGGATCCCGGCGGTTTCTTGCGCCTGATCCGCCGGCGCTACCGCGCCCACTACCCGGACGGCAGCGTGAGCGCGCCTTTCGACTACGACGAGGTGGATCGACCGGCCATCGATGCCGTGGTGATCGCCGCACACTACTCCGAAGCCGGGGAGCCGCACGTGTACCTCCGCAGCGTGGTGCGGCCGCCGATCGTGATGCGGGACCGAGGGCGCTCGCCGCTCTTGGAGGCGGAGCACCTGGGCAACATGTGGGAGCTACCCGCGGGCCTCGTGGAGCTCTCGGAACAGACCCTGGACGGCGTGCGCCAATGTGCCGCTCGCGAGCTCGGGGAAGAGCTCGGCTTCGATCTCAGCGACGCGCTGCTGCGGCCCCTGGGGCCGAGCACCTTCCCGGCGCCGGGCGTGGTGGCCGAGCGGCACTTCTACTTCGAGGTGGAGGTGGATCCGAAGACGCGCCGCGAGCCGCACAACGACGGCTCCGCCCTCGAGCACTTCGGTGCCGTGACGGCCGTGAAGCTCGAGGACGCGCTGTCGTGGTGCGCGTCCGGACAGATCGAAGACGCCAAGACCGAGCTCGCCCTGCGCCGCTTGCGGGAGCTGCTCGCATGA
- a CDS encoding HEAT repeat domain-containing protein, which translates to MTTLGQSLLVVGAIVLGQALPAPAQAKPKTSQKSVDVAKIKAALESGDEQRMLDALETVAAAGDAGKAAAPPIEGLLRRGASVKVLVRAIDVCGALKQESSSAALAPYYRHRVPDVRRAAVKALLKTKGAAAVKALRSALRSPDAQVRGISASGLGALGAKEALPDLFAALDHNVGEAAGSIGQLCAKKDCEKFADQLGKHPFDVMTSGFDQILFRSPKDMTEDEKIRIVGRLRELGTKDAGNYLADVADRWPSDWSKRVKQAIDGAVKALGGKAGGDE; encoded by the coding sequence ATGACGACACTCGGTCAGAGTCTCTTGGTGGTGGGCGCCATCGTGCTCGGTCAGGCGCTGCCCGCGCCGGCCCAGGCCAAGCCCAAGACCAGCCAAAAGTCGGTAGATGTGGCCAAGATCAAGGCCGCCCTCGAGAGTGGGGACGAGCAGCGCATGCTCGACGCGCTGGAGACGGTGGCCGCGGCCGGGGACGCCGGCAAGGCCGCCGCTCCCCCCATCGAAGGGCTGCTCCGCCGGGGCGCGAGCGTGAAGGTGCTGGTCCGCGCCATCGACGTGTGTGGCGCGCTGAAGCAAGAGAGCTCGAGCGCCGCGCTCGCCCCTTACTACCGCCACCGAGTGCCCGACGTGCGGCGCGCCGCGGTGAAGGCGCTGCTCAAGACCAAAGGCGCGGCCGCGGTGAAGGCGCTGCGCTCCGCTCTGCGCAGCCCTGACGCGCAGGTGCGCGGCATCTCCGCGAGTGGGCTCGGCGCCCTGGGCGCCAAAGAGGCGCTGCCGGATCTGTTCGCCGCCCTCGATCACAACGTGGGCGAGGCCGCGGGGTCCATCGGCCAGCTATGCGCCAAGAAGGACTGCGAGAAGTTCGCCGACCAGCTCGGCAAGCATCCCTTCGACGTCATGACCAGCGGCTTCGATCAGATCCTGTTTCGCTCGCCCAAGGACATGACGGAAGACGAGAAGATCCGCATCGTGGGCCGCCTGCGCGAGCTCGGAACCAAGGACGCCGGAAACTACTTGGCGGACGTCGCCGACCGTTGGCCCTCGGACTGGAGCAAACGCGTGAAGCAAGCCATCGACGGAGCCGTGAAGGCGCTCGGTGGCAAGGCGGGAGGCGACGAGTGA